In Gordonia iterans, the following proteins share a genomic window:
- a CDS encoding acyl-CoA dehydrogenase family protein, whose amino-acid sequence MDFRLDSLHDDLAQTVAAITARSGGVTVARAWADGDHAPGLAVYRALAEAGITGLLVDDDLGGSGAGAVEMVVAVEQLGRACLPGPVAETFAVVPALLSDARLDDELLALLSGKRLATCAAPPRQPRAADPDDSAVYLVTDDGLFRGRAGTALPTVDPTRCVAEVEPVAPMVDPATSMAEPTTSMVEPVEPARARPRRNHLDLGALATAAQSLGLASAMLEIAADYAKARHQFGRAIGEFQAVKHHLADVAIAVEMARPLIWGAAVTGDRLDVSAAKVAASDAADLAARRSLQVLGAIGYTAEHDLSLYLTKARALRSAWGTPAWHRQRILEDLSTSSRGETSSRGETSSRSETSARSTGHG is encoded by the coding sequence ATGGATTTCCGACTCGATTCCCTGCACGACGATCTGGCGCAGACCGTCGCGGCGATCACCGCTCGTTCCGGCGGCGTCACCGTGGCCCGCGCCTGGGCGGACGGTGATCACGCACCGGGACTGGCCGTGTACCGGGCGCTGGCCGAGGCCGGCATCACCGGGCTCCTGGTCGACGACGACCTCGGCGGCAGCGGCGCCGGCGCCGTCGAGATGGTGGTGGCCGTCGAACAGCTCGGCCGCGCCTGCCTGCCCGGACCGGTGGCGGAGACTTTCGCGGTGGTTCCGGCCCTGCTGAGCGACGCACGACTCGACGACGAACTGCTTGCGCTCCTGAGCGGTAAGCGCCTCGCCACCTGCGCGGCACCGCCGCGCCAGCCCCGCGCCGCCGATCCGGACGACTCCGCGGTCTACCTCGTCACCGACGACGGCCTGTTCCGGGGACGAGCGGGAACCGCCCTGCCCACCGTCGACCCCACCCGCTGCGTGGCTGAGGTGGAGCCGGTCGCACCGATGGTCGATCCGGCCACCTCAATGGCTGAGCCGACCACCTCGATGGTTGAGCCGGTCGAGCCCGCCAGGGCGAGACCGCGTCGAAACCATCTCGACCTCGGTGCGCTCGCCACCGCGGCGCAGTCGCTGGGCCTCGCCTCGGCCATGCTGGAGATCGCCGCCGACTACGCCAAGGCACGCCACCAGTTCGGCCGGGCGATCGGCGAGTTCCAGGCGGTCAAGCATCATCTCGCGGACGTGGCGATCGCCGTGGAGATGGCCCGGCCGCTGATCTGGGGCGCGGCTGTCACCGGGGACCGGCTCGACGTCTCGGCGGCCAAGGTCGCCGCCTCGGACGCCGCCGACCTCGCCGCACGGCGTTCCCTGCAAGTGCTCGGCGCGATCGGCTACACCGCGGAGCACGACCTGAGTCTCTACCTGACCAAAGCCCGGGCCCTCCGGTCCGCGTGGGGCACGCCGGCGTGGCATCGGCAGCGGATTCTGGAGGACCTTTCGACAAGCTCAAGGGGCGAGACAAGCTCAAGGGGCGAGACAAGCTCACGGAGCGAGACGAGCGCAAGGAGCACCGGGCATGGATGA
- a CDS encoding acyl-CoA dehydrogenase family protein: MDLTFDDDARAFRAEVRHWLADHVPADPLPSMDTAEGFEAHRAWEAELAADRMSVVSWPAEYGGRDEPLLHWLIFEEEYYRSGAPGRVSQNGIFLLAPTLFEHAHPDQLSRILPRMARADDIWGQAWSEPEAGSDLASLRSTATRTDGGWLLNGQKTWSSRSSFADLGFGLFRTDPDQTRHRGLTYFMFDLRAPGVTVRPIAQLDGEAGFAELFLEDVFVPDDPADPGTSGVIGAVNDGWKVAMSTAANERGLSLRSPGRFLATTDRLIDLWRERRDETPSAAGADAAVADAWIGARAYELSTYQTVSRLAAGGQLGMESSINKVFWSEWDIAAHQTALDLLGSDAELPTPWLDGYLFSLSGPIYAGTNEIQRNVIAERLLGLPRGGR, translated from the coding sequence ATGGACCTGACGTTCGACGACGACGCGCGCGCCTTCCGCGCCGAGGTCCGCCACTGGCTCGCCGACCACGTTCCCGCCGATCCGCTGCCGTCGATGGACACCGCCGAGGGCTTCGAGGCGCACCGCGCCTGGGAGGCGGAGCTGGCCGCCGACCGCATGTCGGTGGTGAGCTGGCCGGCCGAGTACGGCGGGCGCGACGAGCCGCTGTTGCACTGGCTGATCTTCGAGGAGGAGTACTACCGCTCGGGTGCGCCGGGGCGCGTCTCCCAGAACGGCATCTTCCTGCTGGCGCCCACGCTGTTCGAGCACGCGCATCCCGATCAGCTCTCCCGGATCCTGCCGCGCATGGCCCGCGCCGACGACATCTGGGGCCAGGCCTGGAGCGAGCCGGAGGCGGGCAGCGACCTCGCATCCCTGCGCTCGACCGCCACCCGGACCGACGGGGGCTGGCTGCTCAACGGACAGAAAACCTGGAGTTCCCGCTCCAGCTTCGCCGACCTCGGCTTCGGGCTCTTCCGGACGGATCCGGACCAGACCCGTCACCGCGGCCTCACTTACTTCATGTTCGACCTGCGCGCACCCGGCGTCACGGTACGCCCGATCGCCCAGCTCGACGGTGAGGCCGGCTTCGCCGAACTGTTCCTGGAAGACGTCTTCGTGCCCGACGACCCCGCCGACCCGGGAACGTCCGGCGTGATCGGGGCGGTGAACGACGGCTGGAAGGTGGCCATGAGCACCGCCGCCAACGAACGCGGTCTCTCGCTCCGCTCACCGGGGCGGTTCCTGGCGACCACGGATCGGTTGATCGACCTCTGGCGAGAACGGCGCGACGAGACGCCGTCCGCCGCAGGCGCCGACGCCGCGGTGGCTGACGCCTGGATCGGCGCCCGCGCCTACGAGCTCTCCACATATCAGACCGTCAGCCGACTCGCCGCGGGCGGACAGCTGGGCATGGAGTCGTCGATCAACAAGGTCTTCTGGTCCGAGTGGGACATCGCCGCGCACCAGACCGCGCTGGACCTCCTCGGCTCGGACGCCGAGTTGCCGACGCCCTGGCTCGACGGCTACCTGTTCTCGCTCTCCGGACCGATCTACGCCGGTACCAACGAGATTCAGCGCAATGTGATCGCCGAGCGCCTGCTCGGCCTACCCCGCGGAGGCCGCTGA
- a CDS encoding enoyl-CoA hydratase, with product MNDAVIPPALGPDELTADSAPVAYETDGAVAYVTLNRPEYRNAQNSVMTYSLDAAFRKATDDDAVKVIVLRANGKHFSAGHDIGTPERDFDTYYPNAATLHWDHTGKTGADQRLAREIEVYLGMCRRWRDMPKPLIAQVHGACIAGGLMLAWAADFIVASDDAFFSDPVARMGIPGVEYFAHAYVLGARRAKEILMTGERFSAQQALDWGMVNHVVPRDELAAKVDDITATMVAMPMQGLFLSKKAVNICEDQMGLRNAMDSVFGWHHYAHSANAESGGDSLGGMDARSMRSAGEQGARG from the coding sequence ATGAACGACGCCGTCATCCCACCCGCCCTCGGGCCCGACGAACTGACCGCCGATTCGGCGCCGGTCGCCTACGAGACCGACGGGGCGGTCGCCTACGTGACGCTGAACCGCCCCGAATACCGCAACGCCCAGAACTCGGTGATGACCTACTCCCTCGATGCGGCGTTCCGGAAGGCCACCGACGACGACGCGGTGAAGGTGATCGTGCTGCGCGCGAACGGCAAGCACTTCTCCGCGGGCCACGACATCGGCACCCCCGAACGCGACTTCGACACCTACTACCCCAACGCCGCGACGCTGCACTGGGATCACACCGGTAAGACCGGCGCCGACCAGCGACTGGCTCGCGAGATCGAGGTGTACCTGGGCATGTGCCGCAGGTGGCGCGACATGCCCAAGCCGCTGATCGCGCAGGTGCACGGCGCGTGCATCGCGGGCGGGCTGATGCTCGCCTGGGCGGCCGACTTCATCGTCGCCTCCGACGACGCCTTCTTCTCCGATCCTGTTGCGCGCATGGGTATTCCGGGTGTGGAGTACTTCGCCCACGCCTACGTCCTCGGCGCCCGCCGCGCCAAGGAGATCCTGATGACCGGCGAGCGGTTCAGCGCGCAGCAGGCACTCGACTGGGGCATGGTCAACCACGTCGTCCCGCGGGACGAGCTGGCCGCCAAGGTCGACGACATCACCGCCACGATGGTCGCCATGCCCATGCAGGGCCTGTTCCTGAGCAAGAAGGCCGTCAACATCTGCGAGGACCAGATGGGCCTGCGCAATGCGATGGACTCGGTGTTCGGCTGGCACCACTACGCGCACAGCGCAAACGCCGAATCCGGCGGCGACTCACTCGGTGGCATGGACGCCCGATCGATGCGGTCGGCCGGCGAGCAAGGAGCGCGCGGCTGA